One segment of Rhodanobacter thiooxydans DNA contains the following:
- a CDS encoding terminase large subunit domain-containing protein yields the protein MSSAAADFLRAADPVQVFREGARDANGQPIEPAPWQVEVMCSEARRHLILCSRQAGKSTTIGAKAAHGLIYRPGLYLIIAPTLRQSRLLFKKASAVYRNLADGPRIVKDNETEMELENGSQLVALPGDNDANIRGFSAPRAVYIDEAARVADSVYAALRPMLAASPDGQMIALSTPWGRRGWFYEAYELGKGWERTKITARDVPHISEDYLAEERESMSEWQYRAEFLCEFTDTEEAFFSGELIDAMVDNTIEDWA from the coding sequence ATGAGTAGCGCCGCCGCCGACTTCCTTCGCGCCGCCGACCCGGTGCAAGTGTTCCGCGAGGGCGCGCGCGATGCGAACGGCCAGCCGATCGAGCCGGCTCCGTGGCAAGTAGAGGTCATGTGTTCCGAGGCGCGCCGGCACCTGATCCTGTGCAGCCGGCAAGCCGGAAAATCGACCACGATCGGCGCGAAGGCCGCGCACGGGCTGATCTACCGGCCCGGTCTCTACCTGATCATCGCGCCGACGCTGCGCCAGTCGCGGCTGCTGTTCAAGAAGGCCAGCGCGGTCTACCGCAACCTGGCCGACGGGCCGCGCATCGTGAAGGACAACGAGACAGAGATGGAGCTGGAGAACGGCTCGCAGCTGGTCGCGCTGCCCGGCGACAACGACGCGAACATCCGCGGTTTCTCCGCGCCGCGCGCCGTCTACATCGACGAGGCCGCACGTGTGGCCGATTCGGTCTATGCGGCGCTGCGTCCCATGCTGGCCGCGTCACCGGACGGGCAGATGATCGCACTGAGCACACCATGGGGGCGGCGCGGCTGGTTTTACGAGGCCTACGAGCTCGGCAAAGGCTGGGAGCGCACGAAGATCACCGCGCGCGATGTGCCGCACATCAGCGAGGACTACCTGGCCGAGGAGCGAGAGAGCATGTCGGAATGGCAATACCGCGCCGAGTTCCTTTGCGAGTTCACGGACACCGAGGAAGCGTTTTTCTCCGGTGAGCTGATCGACGCCATGGTCGACAACACCATTGAGGACTGGGCATGA
- a CDS encoding lipid-A-disaccharide synthase N-terminal domain-containing protein: protein MEFISVHLASILHALQQFELTPWKMVGFTGTLLFTSRWFVQLYYTRKYKRVVMPLAFWWLSVFGSALLLAYFVVGKNDSVGIISNFFPVFVSVYNLVVHLRHRKNSMTGDATA, encoded by the coding sequence ATGGAATTCATCAGCGTTCATCTGGCCAGCATTCTGCACGCCCTGCAGCAGTTCGAGCTGACGCCGTGGAAGATGGTCGGTTTTACCGGAACCTTGCTGTTCACCAGCCGCTGGTTCGTGCAGCTCTACTACACGCGCAAGTACAAGCGGGTGGTGATGCCGCTGGCGTTCTGGTGGCTGTCGGTGTTCGGCAGTGCCTTGCTGCTGGCGTATTTCGTGGTCGGCAAGAACGACTCGGTGGGCATCATCTCCAACTTCTTCCCGGTGTTCGTCTCGGTCTACAACCTGGTCGTGCATTTGCGCCACCGCAAGAACAGCATGACCGGTGACGCTACTGCGTGA
- the metH gene encoding methionine synthase, translated as MTVTRHTRLSGLEPLVITPDLLFINIGERTNVTGSAKFKKLIKEDRYDEAVDVARQQVESGAQILDVNMDEGLLDSEAAMVKFLNLIAAEPDIAKIPVMVDSSKWSVIEAGLKCLQGKGVVNSISLKEGEEPFLEQARKILRYGAATVVMAFDEDGQADSIARRLEICERSYRLLTEEVGFPPEDIIFDSNIFPIATGIEEHADNAVNFIEAAKLLKQRFPHSHLSGGVSNVSFSFRGNDTVREAIHSVFLYHAIQAGMDMGIVNAGQLAIYDELEPELRERVEDVVLNRRADATERLMEIAEKHKKGAREQDNGNALAWRELPVRKRLEHALVHGIDQFVVEDTEEVRQTVTRTLDVIEGPLMDGMNVVGDLFGAGKMFLPQVVKSARVMKKAVAWLLPFMEEEKKLSGNTSKSNGKIVMATVKGDVHDIGKNIVGVVLACNNFEVIDLGVMVPAQKILDTAIEEKADMIGVSGLITPSLEEMANVAREMKRRNFSIPLLIGGATTSRAHTAIKIEPNYETACVWVKDASRAVGVAQSLVSKELVDGFLAKVRSEYAEVRERHKHRGPGKKLVTLAHARGNRFSCDWASYDPPQPAQPGLTVFDDYPLAELREVIDWTPFFQAWELAGHYPAILTDDVVGAQASELFADAQAMLDKIVGEKWLKARAVIGFWPAANLMDDVEIYTDDSRTQRLATLHHLRQQADKPVERPNLCLADFIAPKSFDKPDWIGGFAVTAGLGIEPHLERFHAEHDDYSSIILKALADRFAEAFAERMHQRVRKEFWGFVPDEALDNEALIAEKYQGIRPAPGYPACPDHTEKATLFKLLDATHNAGIELTEGFSMYPAAAVSGWYFSHPGSQYFVVGRLSLEQVQDYAKRKGWSQVEAERWLAANLDYDPD; from the coding sequence ATGACCGTGACGCGCCATACCCGCCTGTCCGGCCTGGAGCCGCTGGTCATCACTCCCGACCTGTTGTTCATCAACATCGGCGAACGCACCAACGTCACCGGCTCGGCCAAGTTCAAGAAGCTGATCAAGGAAGACCGCTACGACGAAGCGGTGGACGTGGCCCGCCAGCAGGTCGAGAGCGGTGCGCAGATCCTCGACGTGAACATGGACGAGGGCCTGCTCGACTCCGAAGCGGCGATGGTGAAGTTCCTCAACCTGATCGCCGCCGAGCCGGACATCGCCAAGATCCCGGTGATGGTGGACTCCTCCAAGTGGAGCGTGATCGAGGCCGGCCTGAAGTGCCTGCAGGGCAAGGGCGTGGTCAATTCGATCTCGCTGAAGGAAGGCGAAGAACCGTTCCTGGAGCAGGCGCGGAAAATCCTGCGCTACGGCGCCGCCACCGTGGTAATGGCGTTCGACGAGGACGGCCAGGCCGACTCCATCGCGCGTCGCCTGGAAATCTGCGAGCGTTCGTACAGGCTGCTCACCGAGGAAGTGGGTTTCCCGCCCGAAGACATCATCTTCGACTCCAACATCTTCCCGATCGCCACCGGCATCGAGGAGCACGCCGACAACGCGGTGAACTTCATCGAGGCGGCGAAGCTGCTGAAGCAGCGCTTCCCGCATTCGCACCTCTCCGGCGGCGTTTCCAACGTGTCGTTCTCGTTCCGCGGCAACGACACTGTGCGCGAGGCAATCCACAGCGTGTTCCTCTACCACGCCATCCAGGCCGGCATGGACATGGGCATCGTCAACGCCGGCCAGCTGGCGATCTACGACGAACTCGAACCCGAGCTGCGCGAGCGCGTGGAAGACGTGGTGCTGAACCGTCGCGCCGACGCCACCGAGCGGCTGATGGAGATCGCCGAAAAGCACAAGAAAGGCGCGCGCGAACAGGACAACGGCAACGCGCTGGCCTGGCGCGAACTGCCGGTGCGCAAGCGGCTGGAACACGCGCTGGTGCACGGCATCGACCAGTTCGTGGTGGAAGACACCGAGGAAGTGCGCCAGACCGTCACGCGCACGCTGGACGTGATCGAAGGCCCGCTGATGGACGGCATGAACGTGGTCGGCGACCTGTTCGGCGCCGGCAAGATGTTCCTGCCGCAGGTGGTGAAATCCGCCCGCGTGATGAAGAAGGCGGTGGCCTGGCTGCTGCCCTTCATGGAGGAAGAGAAAAAGCTCAGCGGCAACACCAGCAAGAGCAATGGCAAGATCGTGATGGCCACGGTCAAGGGCGACGTGCACGACATCGGCAAGAACATCGTGGGCGTAGTGCTCGCCTGCAACAACTTCGAGGTGATCGACCTCGGCGTGATGGTGCCGGCGCAGAAGATCCTCGACACCGCGATCGAGGAGAAGGCCGACATGATCGGCGTCTCCGGCCTGATCACCCCTTCGCTGGAGGAGATGGCCAACGTCGCCCGCGAAATGAAGCGGCGCAACTTCAGCATCCCGCTGCTGATCGGCGGTGCCACCACCTCGCGCGCGCACACCGCGATCAAGATCGAGCCGAACTACGAAACCGCCTGCGTCTGGGTGAAGGACGCCTCGCGCGCGGTCGGCGTGGCGCAGTCGCTGGTCAGCAAGGAGCTGGTCGACGGATTCCTGGCCAAGGTGCGCAGCGAATACGCCGAAGTGCGCGAGCGCCACAAGCACCGCGGCCCCGGCAAGAAACTGGTGACGCTGGCGCACGCACGCGGCAACCGCTTCAGCTGCGACTGGGCCAGCTATGACCCGCCGCAACCGGCGCAGCCCGGCCTCACCGTGTTCGACGACTACCCGCTGGCCGAGCTGCGCGAAGTCATCGACTGGACGCCGTTCTTCCAGGCCTGGGAACTGGCCGGCCACTACCCCGCCATCCTCACCGACGACGTGGTCGGCGCGCAGGCCAGCGAGCTGTTCGCCGACGCGCAGGCGATGCTGGACAAGATCGTGGGCGAGAAGTGGCTGAAGGCCCGCGCGGTGATCGGCTTCTGGCCGGCTGCCAACCTCATGGACGACGTGGAGATCTACACCGACGACAGCCGCACCCAGCGGCTGGCCACGCTGCACCACCTGCGCCAGCAGGCCGACAAGCCGGTGGAACGGCCCAACCTGTGCCTGGCCGATTTCATCGCGCCGAAGTCGTTCGACAAGCCCGACTGGATCGGCGGCTTCGCCGTCACCGCAGGGCTCGGCATCGAGCCGCACCTCGAGCGCTTCCACGCCGAGCACGACGACTACTCCTCGATCATCCTCAAAGCCCTGGCCGACCGCTTCGCCGAAGCCTTCGCCGAACGCATGCACCAGCGCGTGCGCAAGGAGTTCTGGGGTTTCGTGCCCGACGAAGCCCTGGACAACGAGGCGCTGATCGCCGAGAAATACCAGGGCATCCGCCCCGCGCCCGGCTACCCCGCCTGCCCCGACCACACCGAGAAAGCCACGCTGTTCAAACTGCTCGACGCCACCCACAACGCCGGCATCGAACTCACCGAAGGCTTCTCGATGTACCCGGCGGCGGCCGTCTCCGGCTGGTACTTCTCGCACCCCGGCAGCCAGTATTTCGTGGTCGGCCGGCTGAGCCTGGAACAGGTGCAGGACTACGCCAAGCGCAAGGGCTGGAGCCAGGTTGAAGCCGAACGCTGGCTGGCCGCCAACCTCGACTACGACCCGGATTGA
- a CDS encoding homocysteine S-methyltransferase family protein, producing MNTLPWLHPDRVALLEQALRQRILILDGGMGTMLQAHELDEGGFRGERFEHGHDGHSHEHAGVCDLKGNNDLLTLTRPEIIRGVHDAYLEAGADLVETNTFNSTRISQSDYKLQHLAHELNLEGAKLARAACDAMTAKTPQQPRFVIGVLGPTSRTASLSPDVNDPGFRNVTFEELATNYTEAASGLIDGGADVIMVETIFDTLNAKAALFALSELFHQRGAQVPVMISGTITDRSGRTLSGQTAEAFYYSVRHARPLSVGFNCALGAEDLRPHVQTLASLAESCVSTHPNAGLPNAFGEYDETPEHMAGVIAGFAHDGLLNLVGGCCGTTPAHIRAIAEAVRGIAPRALPSADQAEAA from the coding sequence ATGAATACCCTGCCCTGGCTCCATCCCGACCGCGTCGCTCTGCTGGAGCAGGCGTTGCGCCAGCGCATCCTGATCCTCGATGGCGGCATGGGCACCATGCTGCAGGCGCATGAGCTGGACGAAGGTGGCTTCCGCGGCGAGCGCTTTGAGCACGGCCACGACGGCCACTCGCACGAGCATGCCGGGGTCTGCGACCTGAAGGGCAACAACGACCTGCTCACCCTGACCCGTCCGGAAATCATCCGCGGCGTACACGACGCCTACCTGGAAGCCGGCGCCGACCTGGTCGAAACCAACACCTTCAACTCCACCCGCATCAGCCAGTCCGACTACAAGCTGCAGCACCTGGCCCACGAGCTGAATCTGGAAGGGGCGAAGCTGGCCCGCGCCGCCTGCGACGCGATGACCGCGAAAACGCCGCAGCAGCCGCGCTTCGTGATCGGCGTGCTCGGCCCGACCAGCCGCACCGCCTCGCTGTCGCCCGACGTCAACGACCCAGGCTTCCGCAACGTCACCTTCGAGGAGCTGGCGACGAACTACACCGAGGCTGCCAGTGGCCTGATCGACGGCGGCGCCGACGTGATCATGGTCGAGACGATCTTCGACACGCTGAACGCCAAGGCCGCGCTGTTCGCGCTGTCCGAGCTGTTCCACCAGCGCGGCGCACAGGTGCCAGTGATGATCTCCGGCACCATCACCGACCGCTCCGGCCGCACCCTGTCCGGGCAGACCGCCGAGGCGTTCTACTACTCGGTACGCCACGCCCGCCCGTTGTCGGTCGGTTTCAACTGCGCGCTCGGCGCCGAAGACCTGCGCCCGCACGTGCAGACGCTGGCCAGCCTGGCCGAAAGCTGCGTCAGCACGCACCCGAACGCCGGCCTGCCGAACGCGTTCGGCGAATACGACGAGACGCCTGAGCACATGGCCGGCGTGATCGCCGGCTTCGCCCACGACGGCCTGCTCAACCTGGTCGGCGGCTGCTGCGGCACCACGCCGGCGCATATCAGGGCGATTGCCGAGGCGGTGCGCGGCATCGCCCCTCGTGCACTACCTTCGGCCGACCAGGCGGAGGCCGCATGA
- a CDS encoding ArsR/SmtB family transcription factor codes for MDLATASSVLRLLADPTRVRLLALLEHEELTVAELAAVLHLAQPRVSTHLAKLKEAGLVRDRRAGVSAYYRANNEGDAAQHDLLASLRASIDDALLREDSVRLPGVLANRAREEGWADTVAGDMERHYSPGRTWETLARSLLQLLETGDVLDIASGDGITAELLAPHAHSIVCVDSSERVVEAAAKRLKAFANVRVVRGDMHALELGEQRFDLVLMLHALTYAEHPAQAVAEAARLLRPGGRLLAVTLGQHDHRAAVEPFDHRNLGFSGEQLDGYARAAGLAVLSCNRLSRERKAPHFEVISLLARKSA; via the coding sequence ATGGATCTGGCCACCGCTTCCAGCGTGCTGCGCCTGCTGGCCGACCCCACCCGCGTGCGCCTGCTGGCCCTGCTCGAACACGAGGAACTCACCGTGGCCGAACTGGCCGCAGTGCTGCACCTGGCGCAGCCGCGCGTGTCCACCCACCTGGCCAAGCTGAAGGAAGCCGGCCTGGTGCGCGACCGCCGCGCCGGCGTGTCGGCCTATTACCGCGCCAACAACGAAGGCGACGCGGCCCAGCACGACCTGCTCGCTTCGCTGCGCGCCAGCATCGACGACGCGCTGCTGCGCGAGGACTCGGTGCGGCTGCCCGGCGTGCTGGCGAACCGCGCGCGCGAGGAAGGCTGGGCCGACACCGTGGCCGGCGACATGGAGCGCCATTACTCGCCGGGCCGCACCTGGGAAACGCTGGCACGCTCGCTGCTGCAGCTGCTGGAGACCGGTGACGTGCTCGACATTGCCTCCGGCGACGGCATCACCGCCGAGCTGCTGGCGCCGCACGCGCACTCGATCGTCTGCGTGGATTCCAGCGAGCGCGTGGTCGAAGCCGCCGCGAAGCGGCTGAAGGCATTTGCCAACGTACGCGTGGTCCGGGGCGACATGCATGCGCTGGAACTGGGCGAACAGCGCTTCGACCTGGTGCTGATGCTGCACGCGCTGACCTACGCCGAGCACCCCGCCCAGGCGGTGGCCGAGGCCGCACGCCTGCTGCGCCCCGGCGGCCGCCTGCTCGCCGTGACGCTGGGCCAGCACGACCACCGCGCCGCGGTCGAACCGTTCGACCACCGCAACCTCGGCTTCAGCGGCGAACAGCTCGACGGCTACGCGCGCGCCGCCGGCCTCGCCGTGCTGAGCTGCAACCGGCTCAGCCGCGAGCGCAAGGCGCCGCATTTCGAAGTGATCAGCCTGCTGGCGCGCAAGAGCGCCTGA
- a CDS encoding acyl-CoA dehydrogenase family protein: MDFRFTEDQLSIQSIARDFAQKRIVPVAAELDAKGEFPLENIREMGQLGLMGIEVPEAYGGAGMDPIAYVLAMIEIAAADAATATVMSVNNSLFCNGILKHGNEEQKQKFVRAIATGEAIGAYALTEPQSGSDASAMHTRATKSANGDWVINGKKSWITSGPVARYIVLFAISTPGIGAKGVSAFIVDTQLPGFHAGKTEPKLGIRASATCEIEFTDYVLPKENLLGEEGKGFSIAMGVLDAGRIGIASQAVGIARAAYEATLQWSRDRKAFGQPIGTFQMTQSKIADMKCKLDAATLLTLRAAWTKGETEKHGGRFGTEAAVAKLTASEAAMWISHQAVQIHGGMGYSKEMPLERYFRDAKITEIYEGTSEIQRMVIARAETGLR, translated from the coding sequence GTGGATTTCCGTTTTACCGAAGACCAGTTGTCGATCCAGTCGATCGCCCGCGATTTTGCGCAAAAGCGCATCGTGCCGGTGGCGGCCGAGCTGGATGCGAAAGGCGAGTTCCCGCTGGAGAACATCCGCGAGATGGGCCAGCTCGGCCTGATGGGCATCGAGGTGCCGGAAGCCTACGGCGGCGCGGGCATGGACCCGATCGCCTACGTGCTGGCGATGATCGAGATCGCCGCGGCCGACGCTGCCACCGCGACCGTGATGTCGGTGAACAATTCGCTGTTCTGCAACGGCATCCTCAAGCACGGCAACGAGGAGCAGAAGCAGAAATTCGTGCGCGCGATCGCCACCGGCGAGGCGATCGGCGCCTATGCGCTGACCGAGCCGCAGTCCGGCTCCGACGCTTCGGCCATGCACACCCGCGCCACGAAGAGCGCGAACGGCGACTGGGTGATCAACGGCAAGAAGAGCTGGATCACCTCCGGCCCGGTGGCGCGCTACATCGTGCTGTTCGCCATCAGCACGCCAGGCATCGGCGCCAAGGGCGTGTCGGCCTTCATCGTCGATACCCAGTTGCCGGGCTTCCACGCCGGCAAGACCGAGCCGAAGCTCGGCATCCGCGCGTCGGCCACTTGCGAGATCGAGTTCACCGACTACGTGCTGCCGAAGGAAAACCTGCTCGGTGAAGAGGGCAAGGGTTTCTCGATCGCGATGGGCGTACTCGACGCCGGCCGCATCGGTATCGCTTCGCAGGCCGTCGGCATCGCCCGCGCTGCGTATGAGGCCACGCTGCAGTGGTCGCGCGACCGCAAGGCCTTCGGCCAGCCGATCGGCACGTTCCAGATGACGCAGTCGAAGATCGCCGACATGAAGTGCAAGCTCGATGCAGCGACCCTGCTTACCTTGCGCGCCGCGTGGACCAAGGGCGAGACCGAGAAGCACGGCGGCCGCTTCGGCACCGAGGCGGCGGTGGCCAAGCTCACCGCGTCCGAAGCGGCGATGTGGATCAGCCACCAGGCGGTGCAGATCCACGGCGGCATGGGCTATTCCAAGGAAATGCCGCTGGAGCGCTACTTCCGCGACGCCAAGATCACCGAGATCTACGAGGGCACCAGCGAGATCCAGCGGATGGTGATCGCGCGCGCCGAAACGGGATTGCGATAG
- a CDS encoding efflux RND transporter permease subunit has product MPSFFIDRPIFAWVVAILIALGGVLSILNLGVESYPSVAPPSVVVNAVYPGASADTTEKNVTQVIEQQLTGIDHLLYFSSSSSSSGRVSITLTFENGTNPDIAQVQVQNKVSLATPRLPSEVTKQGVVVAKANSGFLEVVALRSDNPEIDRNHLNDIVASQVLDQISRVPGVGSTQQFGGEYAMRIWLDPDKLQGYGLSASQALAAVTAQNVQFAAGSLGSDPAANGQGISVTVATEGRFTTPEQFENIILRANNDGTTVKLGDVARVSFGAGVYGFNTTYDGAPVAAFAIQLLPGANALDVATAVHGKMDELAGSFPQGVSWFTPYDSTTFVKVSVNEVVHTLIEAIGLVFLVMLIFLQNIRATIIPTLVIPVALLGTFIGMLLLGFTINQLTLFGMVLAIGIVVDDAIVVIENVERIMTEEGLSPKEATKKAMGQITGAVVGITVVLIAVFVPSAFQPGAAGVIYKQFALTIAMSVAFSAFLALSFTPALCASFLTPVHEEKKNFVFRWFNTAFGKITHTYTGHIGSAVHHAPRWMMVFVLISVLTGFLYTRLPGSFLPEEDQGFALAIVQLPPGASLQRTNAAMGQMLTVLKQDPAVDGVIQVAGFSFLGQGENVGMAFIRLKPWGKRGWAPDQKAAQEQHEKLVREGKARPFDPGVTAAEFIQRANGAVQSVRDAQIFIVNVPTVQGLGQFGGFDMYLQDRGGAGRDALTAARNTLLGAASQNPLLVGVRPNGLEDAPQLRLDVDRTQALSMGLSVGDIYNAISLMLAPVYVNDFSYGGRVKRVIMQADSAYRMGPDALQHIFTPSTRTHTDGTPQMIPLSNVVQAKWQISSPSLTRYNGYSAVEIVGSPAPGHASGEAMNAMQKIVSDDLPRGFGYDWTGQSYQEILSGNAAILLMVLSILIVFLCLTALYESWSIPVSVLLVVPLGILGAVVFTLLRGLPDDIYFKIGVITVMGLAAKNAILIVEFAVIEQRQGRTLREAVVDAARLRLRPILMTSIAFIGGVFPLFISSGAGANARHAIGTGVIGGMLFATFLGVLLIPVFYVVVRRLLGDKLDGNAPAKPVLDGPHTFDSDPRRGH; this is encoded by the coding sequence ATGCCGAGCTTCTTCATCGACCGCCCGATCTTCGCGTGGGTGGTGGCCATCCTGATCGCGCTGGGCGGCGTGCTGTCCATCCTCAACCTGGGCGTGGAATCCTACCCGTCGGTCGCGCCGCCGTCGGTCGTGGTCAACGCCGTCTACCCGGGCGCCAGCGCGGACACCACCGAGAAGAACGTCACCCAGGTGATCGAGCAGCAGCTGACCGGCATCGATCACCTGCTGTACTTCAGCTCCTCGTCCAGCTCCAGTGGCCGCGTCAGCATCACGCTGACCTTCGAGAACGGCACCAACCCGGACATCGCCCAGGTGCAGGTGCAGAACAAGGTTTCGCTCGCCACTCCGCGTCTGCCGTCCGAGGTGACCAAGCAGGGCGTGGTGGTGGCCAAGGCCAACTCCGGCTTCCTCGAGGTGGTCGCACTGCGCTCGGACAACCCCGAGATCGACCGCAATCACCTCAACGACATCGTGGCGTCGCAGGTGCTCGACCAGATCTCGCGCGTGCCCGGCGTCGGCAGCACCCAGCAGTTCGGCGGCGAGTACGCCATGCGCATCTGGCTGGACCCGGACAAACTGCAAGGCTACGGCCTGTCGGCCAGCCAGGCGCTGGCCGCGGTCACCGCGCAGAACGTGCAGTTCGCGGCCGGCTCGCTGGGTTCCGACCCGGCAGCGAACGGCCAGGGCATCAGCGTCACCGTGGCCACCGAGGGCCGCTTCACCACGCCCGAGCAGTTCGAGAACATCATTCTGCGCGCCAACAACGACGGCACCACGGTCAAGCTCGGCGACGTGGCCCGGGTCAGCTTCGGCGCCGGCGTGTACGGTTTCAACACCACCTACGACGGTGCCCCGGTGGCGGCGTTCGCGATCCAGCTGCTGCCCGGCGCCAACGCGCTGGACGTGGCCACCGCGGTGCACGGCAAGATGGACGAGCTGGCCGGCAGCTTCCCGCAGGGCGTGAGCTGGTTCACTCCGTACGACTCCACCACCTTCGTCAAGGTGTCGGTCAACGAGGTGGTGCACACGCTGATCGAGGCGATCGGCCTCGTGTTCCTGGTGATGCTGATCTTCCTGCAGAACATCCGCGCCACCATCATTCCCACCCTGGTGATCCCGGTGGCCCTGCTCGGCACCTTCATCGGCATGCTGCTGCTCGGCTTCACCATCAACCAGCTGACCCTGTTCGGCATGGTGCTGGCGATCGGCATCGTGGTCGACGACGCGATCGTGGTGATCGAGAACGTCGAACGCATCATGACCGAGGAAGGCCTGTCGCCGAAGGAGGCCACCAAGAAGGCGATGGGCCAGATCACCGGCGCCGTGGTCGGCATCACCGTGGTGCTGATTGCGGTATTCGTGCCCTCGGCATTCCAGCCAGGCGCCGCCGGCGTGATCTACAAGCAGTTCGCACTGACCATCGCAATGTCGGTGGCGTTCTCCGCCTTCCTCGCGCTGTCGTTCACGCCGGCGCTGTGCGCCAGCTTCCTGACGCCGGTCCACGAGGAGAAGAAGAACTTCGTGTTCCGCTGGTTCAACACCGCGTTCGGGAAGATCACCCACACCTATACCGGCCATATCGGCAGCGCCGTGCACCACGCGCCGCGCTGGATGATGGTGTTCGTGCTGATCAGTGTGCTGACCGGCTTCCTGTACACCCGCCTGCCCGGCAGCTTCCTGCCCGAAGAGGACCAGGGTTTCGCGCTGGCGATCGTGCAGCTGCCGCCCGGCGCCAGCCTGCAGCGCACCAACGCGGCGATGGGACAGATGCTCACCGTGTTGAAGCAGGACCCCGCCGTCGATGGCGTGATCCAGGTCGCTGGCTTCAGCTTCCTCGGCCAGGGTGAAAACGTGGGCATGGCTTTCATCCGGCTCAAGCCGTGGGGCAAACGCGGCTGGGCGCCGGACCAGAAGGCCGCGCAGGAACAGCACGAGAAACTGGTCAGGGAGGGCAAGGCCCGGCCCTTCGACCCCGGCGTCACGGCCGCGGAATTCATCCAGCGCGCGAACGGGGCCGTGCAGTCGGTGCGCGATGCGCAGATCTTCATCGTCAACGTGCCGACGGTGCAGGGTCTGGGCCAGTTCGGCGGCTTCGACATGTACCTGCAGGACCGCGGCGGCGCCGGGCGTGACGCGCTCACCGCCGCCCGCAACACCCTGCTTGGCGCGGCCAGCCAGAATCCGCTGCTGGTCGGCGTGCGACCGAACGGTCTGGAGGACGCGCCGCAACTGCGCCTGGACGTGGACCGCACCCAGGCACTGTCGATGGGGCTGTCGGTGGGCGACATCTACAACGCGATCAGCCTCATGCTGGCACCGGTGTACGTCAACGACTTCTCCTACGGCGGTCGCGTCAAGCGCGTGATCATGCAGGCCGACTCGGCCTACCGGATGGGCCCGGATGCGCTGCAGCACATCTTCACGCCAAGCACGCGGACCCATACCGACGGCACCCCGCAGATGATCCCGCTGTCCAACGTGGTGCAGGCGAAATGGCAGATATCGTCACCCTCGCTGACCCGCTACAACGGCTACTCGGCGGTCGAGATCGTCGGCTCGCCGGCGCCGGGGCATGCCTCGGGCGAGGCGATGAACGCGATGCAGAAAATCGTGAGCGACGACCTGCCCCGCGGCTTCGGCTATGACTGGACCGGCCAGTCGTACCAGGAAATCCTCTCCGGCAACGCAGCGATCCTGCTGATGGTGCTGTCGATACTGATCGTGTTCCTGTGCCTGACGGCGCTGTACGAGAGCTGGTCGATCCCGGTATCGGTGCTGCTGGTGGTGCCGCTGGGCATCCTGGGCGCGGTGGTGTTCACCCTGCTGCGCGGCCTCCCCGACGACATCTACTTCAAGATCGGCGTGATCACGGTGATGGGCCTGGCCGCGAAGAACGCGATCCTGATCGTGGAGTTCGCGGTGATCGAGCAGCGCCAGGGGCGCACCTTGCGCGAAGCCGTGGTGGATGCAGCCAGGCTGCGACTGCGGCCGATCCTGATGACCTCGATCGCATTCATCGGCGGCGTGTTCCCGCTGTTCATCTCCAGCGGCGCCGGCGCCAACGCGCGCCATGCGATCGGCACCGGCGTGATCGGCGGCATGCTGTTCGCCACCTTCTTAGGCGTGCTGCTGATTCCGGTGTTCTACGTGGTCGTGCGCCGCCTGCTTGGCGACAAGCTGGATGGCAACGCGCCGGCCAAGCCCGTACTGGATGGACCGCACACGTTCGATTCGGACCCACGCCGCGGGCACTGA